The sequence GCCGTGGATCAGGGGCGAGAGCCGCACCCGCGGGCTCTTCCCGCGGACGTAGAGGGCGCCGCACCCCTTCGGGCCGTAGATCTTGTGCGCGGTGATCGAGGCGAGGTCCACGCCGAAGCTCTCGACGTCGAACGGGACCTTGCCGACGCCCTGCACCGCATCGGTGTGCACGACGACGCCGCGCGGACGGCAGACGGCGGCGATCTCGCCAAGCCGGTGGACGGTTCCGATCTCGTTGTTGGCGAGCATCAGCGTGACGAGGATCGTGCTTTCCGTCAGCGCGCCCGCGACCTGCTCCGGGGAGATCTGCCCGTACGCGTCCGGCGCGAGCACGGTCACCTCGAAGCCTTCCCGCTCGAGCTCGGCGCACGAATCGAGCACCGCCTTGTGCTCGGTCGCGCATGTCACGACGTGGTTTCCCCTCTCCCGGTAATGGCGCGCGGCGCCCATGATCGCGAGGTTGTCGGATTCCGTCGCGCCGGACGTGAAGACGATCTCTCCCGCCGAGCACCCGAGGAGCTCGGCGACCTTCTGCCGCGCCTCGTCGACGGCGGCCTCGGCCTCCCATCCGTAGAGATGATTTCGGGAAGCGGCGTTGCCGAAGGCCGTCGTCAGGTACGGCATCATCGCCTCGAGGACGCGCGGGTCGATCGGCGTCGTTGCGTGATTGTCCATGTAGATCGGCGTCTTCATGCTCCCTCGGCGCGATTTTACGCCCCGCCCCGCGGAGAGGGTCGCGGGACGGCGCGGCCGCGCGCAATGCGGGTTAAAATCGCTCCTTCGATGTCCACGGTTCAAGCGCCCGAAACCCCGCCGTTTTCGTTTCTCTCGCCGGCGCCCGTCGTCCGGCTCACGCATGCGTTCACGCGGCCCTTCGAGAACGTCGTCGCGACCGCGCGGACGTGCTATTCGAGCAAGGGGGTCGTCGACGAGGACCAGGCTTCCCGCAACCCCGGAAAGCGCGACGCCCTGGCGAAGTCGATCTACGAAGCGGGGCACCACACGACGTTCCAGCACGCGCACTTCCAGTTCGCGATCTCCAACGTCTCGCGGCAGTTCCTCTGGACGTTCCTCCACAGCCATCCCTTCTACAACTCGGAGCAGGTCTCGCAGCGCTACGTCGAGGTGAAGGCGGGGAACTTCGCGATCCCCCCTCTCTCCGGCGCGAGCCGCGAGCTCTTCGAGCGCACCGCCCGGCTGCAGAACGAGGCGTACGCGCGCCTGACCGAACTTCTCTCGCCGATCTGCCGCGAGCGCTATTTCGGGCTCTTTCCCGGAAGGCTCCGCGGGGAGGGGCCGCAGCGGTTCGCCGGCGCCGTCGGCAAGCGCGCGCAGGAGATCGCCCGCTACGTGCTGCCGATCGCGACGTTCGCGTACCTCTACCACACGATCTCCGGAATCACGCTGTTCCGCTACCGCCGGCTCTGCGAATCCTACGACGCGCCCGCCGAGCAGCGGTACGTCGTCGACCGGATGGTCGCCGAGGTGCTCGCGCTCGACCCGCTCTATGCCCACGTCCTGGAGGACCCGATCCCGCTCGAGGAGACGCCCGAGTTCGAGGCCTTCCGGGCGGTCGCGGAGCGCGGACGATCCGGCGCGCGCTTCCGCGACGAGTTCGACGCGTCTCTGGAAGGAAGGGTCTCCCGGCTCGTCGACTGGAAGCGGAACAACGAGGCGGTGCTGGCCGCGTCGGTGCGGGAGGTGCTGGGCCTCGCCGCGTCGGAGATGACCGACGACGACGCGATCGCGCTTTGCCTCGACCCGGGGAAGAACCGGCTGCTGGGCGAGACGCTGACGCTCACGACCCACGGAAAGATCTCGCGGGCGATGTTCCACCCGGGCTACACGTTCCGCAAGAAGCTCTCCCACACCGCGGACTCCCAGGACCAGCGCCACCGGATGACGCCCGCGTCCCGCCCGGC is a genomic window of Thermoanaerobaculia bacterium containing:
- a CDS encoding aminotransferase class V-fold PLP-dependent enzyme encodes the protein MKTPIYMDNHATTPIDPRVLEAMMPYLTTAFGNAASRNHLYGWEAEAAVDEARQKVAELLGCSAGEIVFTSGATESDNLAIMGAARHYRERGNHVVTCATEHKAVLDSCAELEREGFEVTVLAPDAYGQISPEQVAGALTESTILVTLMLANNEIGTVHRLGEIAAVCRPRGVVVHTDAVQGVGKVPFDVESFGVDLASITAHKIYGPKGCGALYVRGKSPRVRLSPLIHGGGHERGLRSGTLNVPGIVGLGKACELAKAELPEESKRLRRLRNRLHEGIVSRIDGVRLNGYPLPSIDAEGNLEGPEWRLPGNLNVSFGGVEGEALITGIRDVAVSSGAACTSASIEPSHVQKAIGVPDELAYSAIRFGLGRFNTEAEVDYTIGEVVRAVRELRTAGADPTDRRPGAIRAADPPRSG
- a CDS encoding FAD-dependent thymidylate synthase, producing the protein MSTVQAPETPPFSFLSPAPVVRLTHAFTRPFENVVATARTCYSSKGVVDEDQASRNPGKRDALAKSIYEAGHHTTFQHAHFQFAISNVSRQFLWTFLHSHPFYNSEQVSQRYVEVKAGNFAIPPLSGASRELFERTARLQNEAYARLTELLSPICRERYFGLFPGRLRGEGPQRFAGAVGKRAQEIARYVLPIATFAYLYHTISGITLFRYRRLCESYDAPAEQRYVVDRMVAEVLALDPLYAHVLEDPIPLEETPEFEAFRAVAERGRSGARFRDEFDASLEGRVSRLVDWKRNNEAVLAASVREVLGLAASEMTDDDAIALCLDPGKNRLLGETLTLTTHGKISRAMFHPGYTFRKKLSHTADSQDQRHRMTPASRPALPAYLSDAPDYVVPMLVGDVPEAAALYRETMERTWQAIGTLRARGASDEYAAYLLPNAVALRFTESADLLNLHHKMAMRLCYNAQEEIWAASREEALQVREINPR